The following nucleotide sequence is from Pseudomonas putida S13.1.2.
AGGCGCCCCAGTCGCTGCCGGCCGGCAAGGGGTAGTTGATGTTGCAGCCCTCGCCGGCACCTTCGCCGGTTTCGTCGGCGTAGCCGAGGAAGAACGGGAACTCGTCCTGCGGGTCGCCGTGGATCGAAGCGAAGAACACGTCGTCGCGGCTGTAGAAGATGTCTTGAGTGCCGTTGCCGTGGTGGTAGTCGACGTCAAGGATGGCGACCTTGCGTCGGCCTTGGTCGATGAAAGCCTGAGCGGCAATGGCGGCGTTGTTCAGGTAGCAGTAGCCGCCCATTACTTCGCCGGCGGCGTGGTGCCCTGGCGGACGGCACAGGGCAAAGGCCGAATGGGCGCCTTGCTGGATCGCTGCCTGAGCGGTAAGGGCGACCTGGGCGGCGCTGTAGGCCGCTTGCCAGGTGCCAGCGGTGATCGGCGCACCGGCATCGAAGCTGTAATAGCCCAACTCACCGTGCAGGCCAGTGGGTTTGACCTGGCGCAAGGTGCGAGCAGGCCAGGTGAACGGCAGCAGGTCGCCTT
It contains:
- a CDS encoding histone deacetylase family protein, which codes for MLTIYSDDHRLHHGRCELIDGKLMPCFEMPSRADHVLDQVKKRNLGDIQGPTDFGRAPLLRVHSADYLDFFEGAWARWAALGQEGDLLPFTWPARTLRQVKPTGLHGELGYYSFDAGAPITAGTWQAAYSAAQVALTAQAAIQQGAHSAFALCRPPGHHAAGEVMGGYCYLNNAAIAAQAFIDQGRRKVAILDVDYHHGNGTQDIFYSRDDVFFASIHGDPQDEFPFFLGYADETGEGAGEGCNINYPLPAGSDWGAWNAALEDACQRIARYDADVLVISLGVDTFKDDPISQFKLDSPDYLEMGKRIGQLGKPTLFVMEGGYAVEEIGINAVNVLEGFQRAKPGAR